From Camelina sativa cultivar DH55 chromosome 5, Cs, whole genome shotgun sequence:
CCCACTGCAACATATATCTTCTCATCCATTAGCAGCTGCTGCGAAACTGGTTTgctcatcatctctctctatctctctcttgcTTGGTCTGGATTCAGCGTTTAACGCTGCATTGAAGCCTCGTGAAGCCAACACTTTTCCCCTTTGCTTGGATCGAAGCTCCTCTTTCCAACACACTCCATATATATGACACTCAAAACATTCCTCTAATTCACTCAAgagattaataaacaataacaaacatgaACTTTTGCAATACAAGAAAAGAGATGaagcaatcaacaaacaagaaaatttgTTCAGTTATAACATGCATACGAAGTCAACCACGGTACCAATGACGAAACGTAGCCTTAACGCAGAAGTTGTATCATGTATTAAAATAATGAAGGCTTTATGACTTTCAACGACAATATCTATGTTCGAAGAGGAATGTCGACATATTGACAGAGATACACAAATTCCACAAGACTTAAAGAAAATACTGAAGAATAGTCTCACTGTCTCAGCAATTTCCAGATTGATGTCTTTCAATTCTGCGTTAGGTTGCTTACCTCAGTGCAACCCTGAGTTTCCTTTACAGCTATGCCACTAGCCGCCAAAACGACCTGACCTCACTGCTAATTAAGTAAGATTAATCATAAGAAGTTAAGaacttttaacaaataataatcaCAATATTAGGCAATCAAAGGTTAACTTCTTCTAGGAGGAAAACAAGTATTACACGATAGTATTGACTTCATAATTTAAGACTCATCCTATGTAAAAGTTAAGCTAAGTAAAGGCATCACTAGTGAGATCATGTCAGAGGCTAATCTTTGTGCTAAAAGAAAGCCGAACATAATGGAGGAACAAAAATTGAGGCAGTTCTTCTCACACAAAAGGAATAAACATACAACTTTTTTCAtacagaacatatatatataaatatatacacatacaaatCTCACCAGCCTCTTCTTTTCATATATGACAAATATGGAGGACTTACACTATGCTTGAGAAAGTAAACAAATATGGGGAGATAGTATTATGTATACGTATAAGGAAGACTGAAAAAACTAATCTTACTCACTCTCTGGTGCCTCCCGCAGAAAAAggcaaacactttttttttcataagagACTACTTGCGGGAACAGGGGTTGAGGGTTTGAAGGATTTTATTTTCAGCAATGATGTTGAAGCCACTCTTGAATCGCAGAACGAAGAGCATGGTTAGCGATTAGGCTGGTGTGAGAAAGCTTGACATTGGTCATTGGTGAAGTATCATGTTCACTGTCCAGCCACGCTCTTATAGCCTCTGCTTCGTATGTGAAACCGTCTGCAGCCACATGTGGATCTTGCATGACTTCCTGAAAGTTTTGTAAAACCAGAGGACAAACGGGTTTAGTACCATTAAACTGCAACATAATGGTGTGAGATCTCAAACAAGCAAATTTCAATGCCTTTGTGATCGAAGTTTTCtgagatttataataaaattggAAATTAATACTCAGACTATACATTNGAAGACTGAAAAAAACTAATCTTACTCACTCTCTGTTGCCTCCCGCAGAGAAAggcaaaaaactttttttttttcataagagACTACTTGCGGGAACAGGGGTTGAGGGTTTGAAGGATTTTAATTTCAGCAATGATGTTGAAGCCACTCTTGAATCGCAGAACGAAGAGCATGGTTAGCGATTAGGCTGGTGTGAGAAAGCTTGACATTGGTCATTGGTGAAGTATCATGTTCACTGTCCAGCCACGCTCTTATAGCCTCTGCTTCGTATGTGAAACCGTCTGCAGCCACATGTGGATCTTGCATGACTTCCTGAAAGTTTTGTAAAACCAGAGGACAAACGGGTTTAGTACCATTAAACTGCAACATAATGGTGTGAGATCTCAAACAAGCAAATTTCAATGCCTTTGTGATCGAAGTTTTTtgagatttataataaaattggAAATTAATACTCAGACTATACATTTTAGTTACCTGGAAAATGGGGCAAATGAAGTATGGAGGGGCTATGCGGTGCTCGTTACGGCCAAGATGGAAAGATGAAGATCCTCCACTAGAAGCCCTCATAGGTTCAAGTACCCTCCACACTTCAGTTCCAAGATCCGGACGATTCTCGCTGACAGTCTCGCAGCATCTTAATGCCAAGCGAGCAAGCTGCTCCGCCTGAACAAAGGGCCAGTCACCTGCTAAAGGGTCCAAAAGGTCGTTCAATGATCCGTTATCGAGGGCATACTTCACTTCGTTTGATATCCGTGTGGCAGGTCTCCCAGTCAACAAGCGCAATAAGATAATCCCAAACGAGTAAACATCTGACTTTGGAGTTAGCTCTCCACTACTGGAAGCTTCTGGATCCAAATAAGCACCTGTGGCTGTGAGATCAGTTCTCACGCTTTTGCTTCCACTTGGATGAAGTAGTGAGCAGGTCCCAAAGTCACTTAACTTGCTAACGAGATTGGAATCGAGAAGGATATTTGCTGGCTTCAAATCCCCATGAACTAAACTATGAGCTTTATTGGAATGAAGAAAGACAAGTGCTGCGCATATCTCAGTGGCAATGCGTACACGATTTTGCCACGACAAGGGTGGAGAGTTGTCCTTGCAATTTATCCTGTCTTCAAGGCTTCCATCCGGAAGATACTCATAGACAAGACTCCACCCCTCTGGACATGCTCCAATTAGCGTAATGATATTTGGATGCCTCATTTTACTTAACACATCAACCTGCAATGCCGCACGAATTAGTCAATTAGTCAAAGCTCCTCCACAGCAAATACTATATAATTAAAACTTCAGAAGGACTGCTTCAAAGTCCCATTTTTAGTAGAGGCAGCAGTTTATGCACAACAAACCAGTCATGAAACGACACAAACAATTTAATTTGAACAAATCTTAGCTTCAGTAATAATATGTCAAGAAATTACCTCCTGTTGATATTCTACAGGGCCTTGCGAACTGTTAGGATTCAACATTTTTATAGCCACCTGTGTATGACGGAGTATACCAACGTAGATGCTTCCATATCCACCTTCCCCAATCTTCAGGGTCGAATCAAAGTGATTAGTTGCTTCCTCAATCTCAGAAAATGAGAAATCCGTGAAGTACTGAGGTAACTGTAGAGTTGAAGTTTCTGCACGACCCCTTAACTCCTCAGCTTCTCTGAGTGCTCTGTCACGTTCTGTCTGCAACTCCTCTCGTTCATCCTTCAACTTTTGCAACAACTTCACAGCTATATCAAGCTTCTGGTTTAGCTTTTCCATTGTACCATCAGACTCTGCTATTTGGCTTTCAAGCATTGCTTTCTGATCCATTGCACTTTGAAGTTCTTCCATGATTACCTCTTGCTCATTTTTTATGGTTacaaatctctctttttcttttgctactGCTATTTCCGTATCTTTCCTTCGCTTCAGCTCCTCAGAATAGGCACTTTCTGATTGTTTAGCCTATAGTACGTAGCAACATtatcagaaaaatattttattgtagcTGTTATTGGTGTAACTAAAAGCACCACCATTAAGTCTAGTAATCTCTTCAAGTGATACGCTAGCAAACATGAGGGTCCAGTATGATATAGTATATCTCTAGCTAGAATATCTAGCGATCATCTTTAGAAAATGTCAGTGCCAGCTAAATTATTTTTGCAAAGAAACTCACCCTTCTGATTGCATCAAGTGCGTTTTTTTCAGCTTTTTGACGCCTAAGAGTCTCTGCAAAAGCTTCTTGTTTAGAACTGTGAGCCTCTGACGTAGCTTTTCggattttattgttaaatgaATCATCCACACCATCCTGCAATGATGGAAAAAATTCCTGGACAGCTGAGAATGCAAggtatacaaaatcaaaatgcaTTGCTTTTTCCATTAGGAACTACATGGCATACCGGAAAATTGGAGGGAGATGAATGGCCAGAATTCTCGTCAACTGTACTCATAACTGTTGCACTTCCCGTTACTTCACTGCCATCAGATTCTCTATCCTCCTCATCGGTATTTAAAGACCCATCCGACACCCTCCCGCTGTGTTCAGTTGAACTTCCATTGCTTACAAAATGTTGAATTGAATCGGTGCTCTGTACTCGAGATATATGCTGATGTTCAGACTCCGGTGTAGAGAAAGTTTGAAGTAGATCACTTGCACTTATGGAAGGACGCGGAGATGCATATTCTGATTCAGTGTCATCCATCG
This genomic window contains:
- the LOC104784727 gene encoding U-box domain-containing protein 33, whose translation is MALVTPIPAMGERAGSMRFHGIGSPGSRSSRSGIMDEPVSRLIEEKIFVAVDKHVAKSKSTLIWALQNTGGKKICLVHVHQPSQMIPVMGAKFPVGSVKDEEVRVFREKERAKVHMILDDYLRICQQRGVRAEKMFIEMESIENGIVQLISELGIRKLVMGAAADRHYSRRMTDLKSRKAIFVRREAPTLCHIWFTCKGYLIHTREATMDDTESEYASPRPSISASDLLQTFSTPESEHQHISRVQSTDSIQHFVSNGSSTEHSGRVSDGSLNTDEEDRESDGSEVTGSATVMSTVDENSGHSSPSNFPDGVDDSFNNKIRKATSEAHSSKQEAFAETLRRQKAEKNALDAIRRAKQSESAYSEELKRRKDTEIAVAKEKERFVTIKNEQEVIMEELQSAMDQKAMLESQIAESDGTMEKLNQKLDIAVKLLQKLKDEREELQTERDRALREAEELRGRAETSTLQLPQYFTDFSFSEIEEATNHFDSTLKIGEGGYGSIYVGILRHTQVAIKMLNPNSSQGPVEYQQEVDVLSKMRHPNIITLIGACPEGWSLVYEYLPDGSLEDRINCKDNSPPLSWQNRVRIATEICAALVFLHSNKAHSLVHGDLKPANILLDSNLVSKLSDFGTCSLLHPSGSKSVRTDLTATGAYLDPEASSSGELTPKSDVYSFGIILLRLLTGRPATRISNEVKYALDNGSLNDLLDPLAGDWPFVQAEQLARLALRCCETVSENRPDLGTEVWRVLEPMRASSGGSSSFHLGRNEHRIAPPYFICPIFQEVMQDPHVAADGFTYEAEAIRAWLDSEHDTSPMTNVKLSHTSLIANHALRSAIQEWLQHHC